acacatgactaataactaaaatctcataaaattaagatgctaaataccaaatatcttatgatatttattgtaaactttaaacaaagacaaatatcataacaattttaaaagataaatattgaaaattaaaaaattaatcaatacaaagaaactaaactttaaacaaagaggaatatatatatataaaattcgggttgggttgggtcaacctagatttttttttagccaacccacaacccaatccaacccaacccaacccaataaaaattgaaaaattcaacccaacccaaccgaAGTACAAAACTAACCTAACTCAACTCTTACATTTTGGGTTCGGTAGTTCAGGTTGTTcgggttgtcgggttatttgaacacctctATCCATCAGGTTAAACACTTGATTTGTGCGATTTAACATGacatcaaattttagaaatttttgtgtttgaacaagtgtttttacaaattttcaaatgaacCAGGAGAGAgagtgttatatatatattaaaaggtTACAATATCATTTCcatacttatattttttttgttccaTTCCAGTCTTGGTCCTTTCAATTAACGGTCGAAATTTAGTTCATGCaagtattttcaataaatcttaaatttagaatttcaaattaattcttttgatcaaaattggttaaataacaacaataattttcatgtaagaAAATGCATTATACAGATATATTTTCACAACTTATAAAGGAAATAGTAAGATactaattgtttttaaaaaaggaaatcaaccaaaaaataaaatgtagagactaattttaagatttttgaaaatacaagaattaaaatttaatatttgaaaattaaagtagAAGAACGAAAATGGAATAAAACTTGttgaaagtgaaattttaaCCCTGTTGAAAATTACAGAGGTCCATTGACTTAAATTTTTAGGTATTTATGGGACTAATAAATTTGTAAGTTTTGTACAAAACATAGGGTTAGGAAGTATCTAAGTCCTATGCTATAAAATGTATGGTtaagctaattttcatttaaaattacataaaaatatgACTTTgaaaaatttttgttttatgatAAAAACAGGTAATGGCCATGGAATTAGGAAGACACAAAATCAGAGTGAATTCTATATCTCCTGGCCTGTTTAAATCTGAAATTACAAAGGATCTTATGGAAAAAGATTGGCTTAAGAATGTAGTACAAAGAATAGTTCCTTTACAAACATTAGGAACTTCCGAACCCGCAATAACGACACTCATTCAATATCTACTGCATGACTCATCCCAATACGTCTCGGGGAACATTTTCATTGTCGATGCAGGAACTACTTTACCTGGTATTCCAATTTTCTCATCCCTTTGAGAagatatatatgtgtgtatatatataaaatctgAAGTTGATCGTGTATATCTAATGAATTGGGATAATTTATCTTCAAGCCTTTGAATAATTGTTTATTTAACATTAAATTTGTATCtcgatatatataaaaaaatattaattaaatcgcaaatttagtccctaaacttttaaatccGTGTTTTAAAAGGTTTATAAACTTTAGTTTATAAGTGTCCAATATAATAGTCTTTATGCTTTAGATAGTGGTCCCACCATTTACTTTCCATTATCTTGTTATGGTTGTTATTCAtgtgttttttttctctctcttttattttctttaaaattaaaagcaaaaaaaaaaaaaaaaaaaaaagatttactTACCATTCCAAATCTTTTGTTCCAATTCACTTTAATTGAATTTTACAAATAAGTActaatttgatttctaatttagaatttctaaataaaatctaatttaactttaattttgaatttaaatttagtttcatttgggagtttttaaattaaatatcaatatgGTTAATTTGGCGTTgcaaaatgattttaatttgaatttttaattcaatttcaagTTTCTTTCTATTTTGATTTAGAGTTGAAATTTCTAAATAACTTCAAATACAATAggtttcaatttaaaaattaatattgatgGAAAATTCTAATTATTTGACATTTTCGAAAGTACTTCAAATTAGCTAACGAagaattttctataaataaggtTTCAAGTTACtcaattgaatttcaaattattctttAGTTCAGATATTTAAATAGAATTTGGCTACAAGGAAACTCTATTTATTGACAGTTTTGTCTAGGTTGAGATAATTAAATTATCGCGAGAAAATACCTACACTTGAAACCGACCTCGGAGTTgaattagttaaatttaatttgatttcattaagattttttccctttttaagaatttttttttttgttaatgaggtttaaattaaaaatctattcaaatttaagtttgaaataaaGTACATATTCAGTTTTTCAAAACTGAGTTTCAACGAGgaagtttgaaataaaataagttgtcCATTAAAAAGAGATGTGGTAAGTTTCTTCCTCAACAAGAACTCACAGAATCAACTTCAAATCTATTGCTTCATCAATAAGTGTCACCACAAGAACAAATGTCTTCAATGCCTCCAAAACTAGCACTTCAATTTCTGCAATTTGTCCCAAATTATCTCCCTTAATTTGATTGCAAAATTTGAAGGTTCTCCCAAATTGCCTCACaaattgatgcaatttaatATCTTCCAACAATTGGGATGCAATTCATTGCGGCTATGCACGCCACAATCACGCCTCCCTTCATCAAGAAATTTCTTCCCTGGGTAAACCTAAGAGAAAGcggatatcaataaaatataatattaaaataaatataatataatatataaaataaataaataacaaaatatgaaatatgaaaatttctcaacattctccactttttccaaaatttatggATTTTACCTAATATATGTGCACTCTAAAATCCATAAATGACCACTTATTTATAGGGATTTTGACAAGTAGCATATGGCACATTTGGACACCAAGCATAGATTGTTGCATGACATATGACCAACACATGTGGTAATGGAAGGAGAACACTTGCTTTTGACACTAAGCTTGGGCATTTATCTAAcacatattataatatttaaaatactcCTCTTAGatgttcattatatatatatatgaaatatgtctcatgAAAACCTTACTGGAAAAAACGCAATGGGAAAAAACTCTAGTGAAgtaaaaagagtacatatttcatataatatatactcctaaaagaatacaatatatttactttccctcatgaaaacatcattaAGATCTCTTAGTCTCCACATTCTAATGTTGTGCataaatttttcaaaggttgcggttagtaatgattttataaataaatctgtcaggttatccttcgaacaaattttttGTACAGTGaagtcaccattttttttttcaagatcatgagtgtagaaaaattttggtgaaatatgctttgttttaTCTCCTTTAATGTAGCTTCCTttaatttgggatatgcatgttgtgttgtctttgtATAAAACTGttagaagatttttattagaagacaagtcacatgtttcacaaatatgttgagtcattgatcttagtcataCATGTTCTCGACTAACcttgtgaattgcaagaatttctgcatgatttgaagaagttgacgttatggtctgtttcactgatcgtcatgatatagcaatttctccacatgtgaacagataacctgtttcagatctagctttgtgtggatcagatcaATGTCCAAAAtctacataaccaactagattgaaatttgatttatttgaataaaataaacccatatcgattgttcctcgaAGATAaaagagtatatgcttaattccttccaatgtctttttgttgaaGAAGAACTACTACTACAAAAGCAgtgtttcttgacgttttttaaatgtcaagaataacTTTTCTCGACATTTATAAAAAGGTCAAGGAATCCAGTGTCaaaaatgttgattttcttgacgttttaaaaacgtcaagaaaagtgacacttgacatttaaaaaacgtcaagaaacacTGACACTTGATatgtttgaaatgtcaagaatatgaaCGTTCTTGATAGGGAAAAAGGTCAAGAAATTTGcttgtgatttttttagaaaaatctacaatGTTGACATTTTTACCTATAATTGCTCCTGTATTTTGATCGAACAATCACATTTGgtatatatatgacatacaCTCATCAAACAGTACACGCATTTTCAATCTTATATATCAACCAAATTTCCACCAATATCTCTTTATAAAAACTTCACTTCTTTAACATCATGAATTCAACAACAAAGAAAACTAAATTTCCACCCgtttaacaaaaaagaaaatcaagttcTCCACCATTGAAATTTGATGAATGATGATTACAAAGAGTAATGTTCAAACACTATCATAAaccaaatccaaaaaaaaaaatattaaaactagtATCGAAGGCTTGATGGTCTTTGATTACCCCATCTTGGTCATGAATTTGCCAAAGTGAATTACCAATCCAACAAGATCCAACGCCTTTCAACCATTGGTCCAAATGACAAGGCAAATCTATTGATCCTCAAATCATTCAACGATTCCAAAATCAAGCTTCAGATACCAAATTTGcacaatttgaaatgaaataataaaGCATTAAGAAGAATACTCCATACAAAATAATTTCTCTCTATCTCTCAAGGTATTATTTACAAGTTTAGTCCCTCATCTTCCATATTTGCATCCAACAGGTTCTTATAAGAACAAGtaaagaaaacaaatttaaacatttttaaagtttatggaCCAATTAGCAAAAACTTATAAGTTTAGGAACTAAACTTGCcatttaactttgtttttttttccaaacatACCAAGTGAGACTGAAAAGATTTAATATCTCTGTAATTACCTAATGTCATGCGGCATGATAAATATCCATTTTGAGTCTTGTGCCAATGCAAAATCCACAAGAGTGTCTAAGCTGATTTTCCGACTTAGTGCATCCTGTAAACTTATTGGAAAACTTGTGAAAAGACTCAacacttttatgtttcaaatATAAGTTTTAGACAACATTCTCTTTGGTTATCCATatcagaaatatatttgaaatatagaAAAGGATGACAAGAATGAGACAGTAGTCCACCATAAACACATCAAACTCATCCATTACTCGAAATGGGGCTTGAGTCATTTCGTGTAATGCCAAAGCAAAGCATAGTGTTGAAAATGATCGTTCTCCACCTAATATCATTCAGTTTCATTATTTCGGAACCATCATCTTTTAATGTATAAGCCATATATAAATAGATTAATAGACATCATCAACCAGAGCCTGCCCAAACATAAAATCAAGCTAGTCATGCATATGATTTAACAAAAGACTCCATTGAGAAACAAGTCATAGTAATCACCATCGTACCAAAAAGTTTATATGCACATACAGTACATAAAATATGCAACTCACGCTCACCCCCCACTCTCCTTCTTCTGTCATGTCTCATACACTGATACACTACACCAAGCTGCTCCCTGCGCATGGGCAACAGACAACCCTTTTCCTACACTAAAAAGTTCAGTGGGGACTTTTATCGAACACTTGGTGGGCATTCCTTTGCCTCTCCAAAATTTGCAGCCTTTAATGGGCATCCTTTCCCTCTGCCATACAGCCAATTCAAATGCCAACAATACAGTAGAAACGACAATCAAAAGACCAGTTTTGAAGGGAGGGGATTTGGGGGATTGGGGAAAATTTTGAAGGGTTTGATTACTTGGGTAGTTGGAATTAAGAATCCTATGACATGAATGGAGTTATCAAGCACATTGGGTTTTACTTTTTGTGTGTAACCATGGCAATCATAACTAATGAACCAACAATTCTATGTCTTAATCACTCAAATAACAACCAAACTCAAAAAGTTTTACAATGGCTTTCGAAAAATTTACCTGTCGAATTCCTTCTTCCTCTGAGAAAGCACCTACTTTCCGTCTCGACAAACCCAATTAACCCAAGCTCCGAAATGATGATTCCCATCGTTTCATTTGAGAGGGACGCTAGGGCAACAGGGAAGCGGCGGCAGCATGAATGCTTCCATGGGAGGCAGCTGGTCAAGTTCGTTTGAGAGGGAAGCTAGGGCAGCAGCAAATTGGGAGAATGAAAATGTGGTCGATCAGGTTCGTTTAAGAGGGAGAACGAAATTCTGAGCGTATGTGACCACACTCGTACGCGTCAAAACCTGTAGCATTGCAAAGCTATTGAGAGCGTTGCGTTGcacgtttttcattttttcatcaaAATATGCAGTATTGCAATGCTACTTTttaacattgcaacactgcctcgtattcttgacatttttaaaacgtcaagaaatcattaattaaacttgacatttttaaaacatcaagTACTGTATTTTCCAGGAAAAATGCACAATCCCGACTTGTTAATATcaattcttgacgtttttttctttaaaatcacctatttcttgacattttttcataaaaacgtcaagtatttaaaattgcaaacGTCAAGAAAGGTGGTTTTTCTTGTTGTAGTGCtaactaataaatttaatgaaaatgcaatatctggtcttgtattattagcaagatacataagtgccccaattgcactaagatatggtacttcaggactaagaagttcttcattatcgtcTCAAGATCGAAAtgtatctttctttatatccaatgaacggacttccattgaaatatttaatggatgtgttttgtccatataaaacattttcaattttttcctgTGTAGGTtaactgatgaacaaatatcctATCGGCTAAATGCTTAATTTGCAACCaaggaaaaattttatttttccaagatctttcatctcaagtTCTTTCTTAAGTtattctattgtctttgaaagctcttcagaagttccaattatatttaagtcatcaacatatacagtcaTAATTGCAAATCCtaactatgatttctttataaaaacatacgaacatattggattattttgatatccttctttcaacaaatatccactcaagtGATTATACCACATTCGTCCCAATTGTTTAAATTCATATAGTGATCTAtttaactttattgaatacaattctcgAGAATTCGATTTATATGtatcaggtaccttaaatccttctggattctcatataaatatcattatcaagagatccatataaatatgtcatGACTACattcataagatgcatatccagactttcatacaGAGTTAggtcaattaaatatcttagtgtaattgtatCCAGCCGATGGTCACaaatgtgcttattatcaagtcgaaatcttgcattcacaagattacttgctcaaataattaagctAAGAATACAAATTTCTGATTATAAAATTAAGACTATTcttcttgataatgctggtgaatttacaagcttttgataattattgtatgtcaatcaGGATAAGTAttgaccattacttatgagagctaagcttcgcTCATCTGTATGGGAAAATGTTAGTTTACATGCAGCgccacttgtacgcattagaccAGTAGCTAttataagtactcgccattataGTTAGCTTATAATCATGAgtcaaatatttcccatctgagaatttttttaatatgtagtatatgttccaagtgctccaccacaacgtactaagatgggtcccAAAGGagattaggaatatatgttggttATGATTccctatcaattattaaatatcttgaacccctaacgagtgatgtatttactacacgattttCTGGtagtcattttaatgagacaaattttttaACATTAAGGGGAGGAATTtagaagttgaaaaaagaaattacttggaatacatcgttattgtctcatttagatccctgtACAGattaatgtgaacttgaagttcagaaaataattaatttgcaaaatatagtaaatcaattactagatgcaaagaaagtaactaaatcacatataatAGCTACAAAcgttccatcgaaaattgatattccAACATAGCATGTTGTTACTAATGAACCTAGaacagtgggttccaaagataaaaatcctaaaaaacgaaaaataattaatagtaaaaaagacttggttgaggatgtaaatacccaaacgaatgtagttattgacaacattttttcgTATAATGTGGTTCTTGATATGATATATGAAAATGTGGAtcttgaaccaaaatctattgaagaatgtcgacatagaaaatattggcttcagtggaaggAAGCAATAGAGGCAAAATTAAACTTACTTTCAAAACCTCAaatttttggaccagtagtccgaacaccagaagTTGTCAAACCTATGGGATATGAATgtgtatttgtgaggaaaagaaatgaaaacaatgtggtcacaagatataaagcaagactagttgcacaaggtttctcACAAAGACCCGATaatgattatgaggagacatattttccgatggtggatgcaattactcTAAGTTATTTAATTGACATAATCgtgtatgaaagtctggatatgTATCTTATGAATGTAGTCatgacatatttatatggatctcttgataatgatatttattttagaaatttactatgtactaaatatgcaaaataacatttaatttatttaataaagcgaaaaaaaattgacctacctttaggacctaccttcaaCGGAGGAAACAATAAGAGTTTGTGCTGATAAtgtgttgtgaacttgaggagcaTAACAAAAACATgtataccaataaaatataatattaaaataaatataatataatatataaaaattaataaataacaaaatataaaatatgaaaatttctcaagattctccactttttaaaaaattcatggaTTTTGCGCAATATATATGTGTTTTAAAATCCACAAATGACCACTTATTTAAGGGATTTGGCAAGTAGAATGTGGCGCATTTGGACATCAAGCATAGATTCTTGTATGACATATGGCCAACACATGTGGTAATGGAAGGAGGCCACTTACTTTTGACACTAAGTTTTGGTATCTATCTAAcacatattataatatttttaacattcccatatttatttaatgtttttctttttgtgtaaaTCTCTCACTAATtgattttttccttctttagaTCTTTGACCAGACCTTCGTGTAGTTTATAGAGAGGATGAATTCTCCTCTAAAAATTACCAAGCTTGAGATCTATTTTGTAAAGCTTTGCTATACTATAGAATTGATCCATATTTTTTAGCCGAACTCTTCGTTTTCTAAGTTTAGCTCAAGtttcattttttaagttttaaaaatagaagTTTTATTTGAAAGAACTTCTAAAATTGGAGTAATTGTAGTATTCTCTTCTTGGAAAATTTAAATTGCAGAAATACATGAAACTCtccaaatttaatttcttttaaacaaaGAACTATTTTAGAGAATTTATGTAACGATCCAACTTTCTAAGACACCTAATAGGGTTGTTACTTCATGCATGCACAAACTTGTACTTatacatttatatttaaaataaagaaagatggcatgtttaaattaataaagaattcaaaccaaattttagcTCAAAGATTCATAGCGTTTTAATTCGGGGTAGACTTAAAAGCAGAAATTTAAAACAAGggaatataacaaaaaaaaaaaatctcaaatacTTAAGTTCtatcaaaatataaatcatgAAAAGTAGGAAAACATGAAAACAACACAAGAACTCAAGCGTTTGTCTGGTCCCTTTGGTACTATCATGGATTTCTCTTATCATTCGCCTGTGTATCCTTGCccttacttaaaaaaatatgtaaacataaaggatgagtataaaatactcagtaagtgacctCATTACTGGGATCAGGCTAAGCAATCACATGTAGTGAATACTTGAGGCTAGTGGGACATGCGTATTATAACCGTCCCTATATGACCATCTAAGGAGATAATTTATCTCGCCCTAACTCGCATGTCTAGTGGCTTGATGGCATACCCTAAAAAACATGAAAGTGAACCTATCGATTCACGTAATTGTAACATGTAATGAACTCGTTGGTTCATGTATGtcttgtcacaccccgccccaagcccgcctcctgagcccgaggaaaggcgtgagggaccgcagataccaccctttctACTACccatctgaacctctttactctcagtaaattttaagtcaaggagacatacaacaactgattaagttaggctcattttattacaacaatgtaaagtttatacaactccaatacttaactacaaagtttacaacaaaaACTCTTAAgtgactgtggcttgtggcagacttTGACCTTATCAGCACCTTGGAActtctcacctttcgctacctgggaagaaaaacatgaaagaaaaggatgagctttacaaagctcaatgagtggtaaacaacttctagagtctatttcagctcataaataacaagcatatcatatatacgaggttaatactcaaacctcagccttgaatgagtctgatctcaaactctacctacacacatgg
The nucleotide sequence above comes from Benincasa hispida cultivar B227 chromosome 3, ASM972705v1, whole genome shotgun sequence. Encoded proteins:
- the LOC120072660 gene encoding structural maintenance of chromosomes protein 6-like isoform X1; its protein translation is MGIIISELGLIGFVETESRCFLRGRRNSTGGERSFSTLCFALALHEMTQAPFRVMDEFDVFMDALSRKISLDTLVDFALAQDSKWIFIMPHDIRLSVHMWRNCYIMTISETDHNVNFFKSCRNSCNSQGKKFLDEGRRDCGVHSRNELHPNCWKILNCINL
- the LOC120072660 gene encoding structural maintenance of chromosomes protein 6B-like isoform X2 → MGIIISELGLIGFVETESRCFLRGRRNSTGGERSFSTLCFALALHEMTQAPFRVMDEFDVFMDALSRKISLDTLVDFALAQDSKWIFIMPHDIRLSVHMWRNCYIMTISETDHNVNFFKSCRNSCNSQGLPREEIS
- the LOC120072660 gene encoding structural maintenance of chromosomes protein 6B-like isoform X5, producing MGIIISELGLIGFVETESRCFLRGRRNSTGGERSFSTLCFALALHEMTQAPFRVMDEFDVFMDALSRKISLDTLVDFALAQDSKWIFIMPHDIRSETGYLFTCGEIAIS
- the LOC120072660 gene encoding structural maintenance of chromosomes protein 6B-like isoform X4, with product MGIIISELGLIGFVETESRCFLRGRRNSTGGERSFSTLCFALALHEMTQAPFRVMDEFDVFMDALSRKISLDTLVDFALAQDSKWIFIMPHDIRFALSFGPMVERRWILLDW
- the LOC120072660 gene encoding structural maintenance of chromosomes protein 6B-like isoform X3 — its product is MGIIISELGLIGFVETESRCFLRGRRNSTGGERSFSTLCFALALHEMTQAPFRVMDEFDVFMDALSRKISLDTLVDFALAQDSKWIFIMPHDISLILESLNDLRINRFALSFGPMVERRWILLDW